The following coding sequences lie in one Seriola aureovittata isolate HTS-2021-v1 ecotype China chromosome 5, ASM2101889v1, whole genome shotgun sequence genomic window:
- the myl2b gene encoding myosin, light chain 2b, regulatory, cardiac, slow: MAPKKAKKKSEGASSNVFSMFEQAQIQEFKEAFTIMDQNRDGFIDKNDLRDTFAALGRLNVKQEELDDMLKEAPGPINFTVFLSMFGEKLKGSDPEETILNAFKVFDPEGQGTLKKDFITEMLTTQADRFSPEEMEQMFTAFPPDVAGNLDYKNLVYVITHGEEKDQE, translated from the exons ATG GCACccaagaaagcaaagaaaaaatcGGAGGGAGCCAGCTCCAATGTGTTCTCCATGTTTGAACAGGCCCAGATCCAGGAGTTCAAAGAA GCTTTCACTATCATGGACCAGAACAGAGACGGTTTCATTGACAAGAACGACCTGAGAGACACGTTTGCAGCTTTAG GCCGTTTAAATGTGAAGCAAGAGGAGCTTGATGATATGTTGAAGGAGGCACCGGGGCCGATTAATTTCACAGTCTTTCTCAGCATGTTTGGAGAGAAACTAAAAG GTTCTGACCCAGAGGAGACCATTCTCAACGCTTTCAAAGTCTTTGATCCTGAGGGTCAAGGAACGTTAAAGAAAGACTT TATCACAGAGATGCTGACGACCCAGGCTGACAGGTTCTCCCCTGAAGAG ATGGAGCAGATGTTTACGGCATTCCCTCCAGATGTAGCCGGAAACCTGGACTACAAGAACCTGGTCTATGTCATCACACACGGCGAAGAAAAAGACCAAGAATAG